In one Notolabrus celidotus isolate fNotCel1 chromosome 1, fNotCel1.pri, whole genome shotgun sequence genomic region, the following are encoded:
- the LOC117812629 gene encoding limbin-like isoform X2 gives MLQVQSNAKRVTIWLIIVNIQVSCFFLPSIHHNVTRRETGAGHQPCYDCTSQDASWHTTLSPPSLLETQESLSRIHAGQGYPGGKFRKLAPLKSPLSSSAPAGPWAHSIYSSFNDMANMLHLRRSRSTLTRINPGHALPQVQSAAPPSAFGVNFHKCAQVKLNTDPPQVTFFLLIHNMGPVGGTNLSQVAVRDSISGIVPLKTEGRVVEKGYQTFAIDSLSAGSKVIVNYTANIRSHKSEVLDLPAFLTFSNASQNDVSMFGPLTANLTLRVNSTDRIYPNHGVHFAGYVVGLFFTLVLLSVGFLAMSLIGPRTRLNLLHQRRNRGDSDPEYADYNMNETIKEEATFEDKMVDIMVLEDPQNMCQALENLEMSTLLHATNNLETIRIQIYKDVMSSLLNGIRSRGQASSQEQQRLLSVLHGQLLGMEGRLKEERGARMAALAGRCNLETREEMEAEHRREAAEKAQAELLCQHADQQELLHCSVLLEKLHKVSQSQLQRVLLVRHEEASAKIQRQIIEWRRVELHKIFSEELEEATRMGELEKSTTKSLQHDYFACQDQLEEVLDVVLANQRYVLSERHAQRKFLVHSLHSLNELISDTFSSTSSSLDSWFTHTKRGGIVPAEQIEQLQEKSQKELVMVKQRLDETLSQERRAMRCGLIKKRRELISDMLQVHKQGQKDLSGLSKGLEETIDVAQHLHCWQNLLTAQSLGLAELINNLDEEATADIRKVTMRAIQGAITDLKAIQPSANQAILSLLPPGAQRSLLQTEPEAGAGQGVSTLLQGQEKLHQEGKAALRTLSCTREALREAMERELQEQRELRSNCRAFFSRLCSSQLTLSEDDRLRMKLEFQKCLSIMDLSLVLPHAVSRTKLHTALAAQRKESELQMAHMQSKGKTREARQKTDTCDLQFFQRRLEDRIKLFEKEKKMEEGIMNKVIEEMQREREDELRSQADSLAMQMATIHYQKAERSTKVLETSRAMLTLHSLLIQHIRERKSPQGQEMAHSIQSHCLGLEEAEHQHQKEKAELDSLKMCKSKVKSNPTQSEDADEGEEESEEDRLFQLQQDCRMTSILQEALHKCEEVNLVLAERLQEMTANNQAAEDLKEQIELRRLYANCDQDLDFVSQLVKQSQISAEVLLEALRLLLPTLPESELLSITDALCTKQHPVSSSAEQEHTGCARVVNRLLPAKLREEVVHKNMKNMPNCAVEEERQIL, from the exons ATGCTTCAGGTACAATCCAACGCGAAGAGGGTCACGATATGGTTAATTATAGTGAATATTCAAGtgtcatgtttctttttacCTTCGATACATCACAATGTAACCCGGCGTGAGACCGGTGCTGGACATCAGCCGTGTTATGACTGCACGTCTCAGGATGCGTCATGGCACACAACATTATCACCTCCTTCTTTGTTGGAGACACAGGAG AGCTTGTCCAGGATCCATGCAGGTCAAGGTTACCCTGGTGGGAAATTCAGAAAACTGGCACCGTTAA AGAGCCCACTGTCTTCGTCAGCACCTGCTGGTCCATGGGCACACTCCATTTACTCTTCATTTAACGACATGGCGAACATGTTGCATCTCAGGCGCAGCAGAAGCACACTCACAAGAATCAACCCAGGCCATGCTCTGCCTCAG GTTCAGAGTGCAGCACCTCCATCTGCATTTGGGGTTAACTTTCACAAGTGTGCACAG GTGAAGCTGAACACTGATCCTCCCCAGGTGACCTTCTTCCTCCTGATTCACAACATGGGCCCAGTGGGCGGCACCAACCTGTCTCAGGTGGCTGTCCGGGACTCTATCTCTGGAATAGTACCCCTAAAAACCGAAGGCAGAGTGGTGGAAAAGGGATACCAGACATTTGCCATAGATTCACTGTCCG ctGGATCCAAAGTTATTGTCAATTATACTGCGAACATAAGGAGTCATAAGAGTGAAGTCCTGGACCTTCCAGCTTTTCTCACCTTCTCTAATGCCTCACAG AATGATGTCAGTATGTTCGGTCCGTTAACAGCTAATCTAACCTTGAGGGTGAATTCCACCGACAGG ATTTATCCAAACCATGGAGTCCACTTTGCTGGATATGTTGTGGGGTTATTCTTCACGTTGGTGCTGCTGTCTGTGGGATTTTTGGCTATGAGCTTGATTGGTCCTAGAACCAGGCTGAACCTTCTTCATCAAAGG AGAAATAGAGGGGATTCAGACCCTGAGTATGCAGACTACAATATGAATGAGACCATAAAAGAAGAGGCCACATTTGAAGACAAAATGGTAGACATCATGGTGCTGGAGGATCCCCAGAACATGTGCCAGGCTTTGGAGAA CCTTGAAATGTCTACACTGCTGCACGCTACCAATAACCTGGAGACCATCCGGATTCAGATCTACaaggatgtgatgtcatcccTGCTAAACGGCATAAGATCCAGAGGACAGgccagctctcaggaacagcagAGGCTGCTCAGTGTGCTTCACGGACAGCTGCTGGGCATGGAGGGTCGGCTGAAGGAGGAGCGAGGGGCTCGCATGGCTGCTCTGGCTGGTCGGTGTAACCTGGAGACACGGGAGGAAATGGAAGCAGAGCATCGCAGAGAGGCTGCTGAAAAGGCTCAGGCTGAGCTGCTGTGTCAACATGCAGACCAACAG GAGCTCCTCCACTGCAGTGTCCTCCTGGAGAAGCTACACAAGGTGAGCCAGAGTCAGCTCCAGCGCGTCTTGTTGGTCCGACATGAGGAGGCCTCAGCCAAGATCCAGAGGCAGATCATTGAATGGCGTCGGGTGGAGCTGCACAAGATTTTCtctgaggagctggaggaggccaCGAGGATGGGCGAGCTGGAGAAGAGTACAACTAAGAGTCTTCAGCACGACTACTTTGCCTGTCAA GATCAGCTAGAGGAGGTCCTTGATGTTGTCCTTGCTAATCAGCGCTACGTGCTGTCTGAGCGCCATGCACAGAGGAAGTTCTTGGTGCACAGCCTTCACAGCCTCAATGAGTTGATTTCTGACACCTTCTCCAGCACCTCTAGCAGTCTGGACAGCTGGTTCACTCACACCAAGAG GGGGGGCATTGTGCCTGCAGAGCAGATAGAGCAGCTTCAGGAGAAGTCACAGAAGGAGCTAGTGATGGTGAAGCAGAGACTGGATGAGACACTGAGTCAGGAGAGGAGAGCGATGCGCTGTGGACTGATTAAGAAGAGACGGGAGCTTATCTCTGACATG CTTCAAGTCCACAAACAGGGGCAGAAGGATCTGTCAGGTCTTTCCAAGGGTCTAGAGGAAACGATAGATGTAGCCCAGCACCTGCACTGTTGGCAGAACTTATTGACAGCTCAGAGTCTGGGGCTGGCAGAGCTCATCAACAACCTGGATGAGGAGGCTACTGCCGACATCCGCAAG GTGACCATGCGTGCGATTCAGGGTGCCATAACAGACCTCAAAGCCATCCAGCCCTCTGCAAACCAGGCCATACTATCACTGTTGCCTCCAGGGGCGCAGCGCTCCCTGCTGCAGACAGAACCAGAGGCAGGAGCAGGACAAGGGGTGAGCACTCTCCTACAGGGTCAAGAAAAGTTGCACCAGGAAGGAAAGGCAGCGCTACGCACCCTGAGCTGCACCAGGGAAGCTCTGAGGGAAGCCATGGAGAGAGAGCTTCAGGAGCAGAGGGAGCTCAGGTCAAACTGCAGAGCTTTCTTCAG tCGATTATGCTCATCCCAGCTGACGTTGTCTGAGGATGACCGTCTCAGGATGAAGCTAGAGTTTCAGAAGTGTTTGTCTATAATGGATCTCAGCCTGGTGCTACCCCATGCTGTCTCCAGAACCAAACTGCACACAGCTCTCGCAGCTCAGAGAAAGGAAAGTGAGCTACAGATG GCACATATGCAATCCAAGGGGAAAACCAGGGAGgccagacagaaaacagacacatgtGACCTGCAGTTTTTCCAGAGAAGGCTTGAGGACAGGATCAAGCTGtttgagaaggagaagaagatggAAGAAGGCATCATGAACAAG GTGATTGAGGAgatgcagagggagagagaggatgagctGCGCTCTCAAGCTGACAGCCTGGCGATGCAGATGGCAACAATCCATTACCAGAAGGCTGAGAGGAGTACCAAGGTGTTGGAGACATCTAGAGCCATGCTCACTCTGCACAGTCTGCTCATCCAGCacatcagagagagaaagagcccGCAGGGACAGGAGATGGCCCATAGTATACAGAGCCACTGCTTG GGTCTAGAGGAGGCAGAACATCAGCATCAGAAGGAGAAAGCAGAGTTGGACAGTTTGAAAATGTGTAAGTCCAAAGTCAAGTCAAATCCAACACAGAGTGAGGACGCggatgagggagaggaggagagcgaggaggaccGACTTTTTCAGCTGCAACAGGATTGCAGGATGACGTCCATCCTCCAGGAGGCACTCCACAAGTGTGAAGAGGTCAACTTAGTGTTGGCTGAGAG ATTGCAAGAAATGACTGCCAACAATCAAGCCGCTGAAGATTTAAAAGAACAAATAGAGCTCAGGAGACTTTATGCAAACTGTGACCAG GATCTGGATTTCGTGTCTCAGCTGGTAAAGCAGAGTCAGATCTCTGCTGAGGTTCTCCTGGAGGCCCTGCGTCTCCTCCTCCCCACCCTGCCTGAAAGTGAGCTCCTCTCCATCACTGACGCCCTCTGCACCAAACAGCACCCTGTTTCATCATCTGCAGAGCAGGAACACACAGG GTGTGCCAGAGTGGTCAACAGACTTCTACCTGCCAAACTGAGAGAAGAGGtggtgcataaaaacatgaaaaacatgccAAACTGTGCTGTGGAAGAAGAGAG ACAAATCCTTTAA
- the LOC117812629 gene encoding limbin-like isoform X1, translated as MLQVQSNAKRVTIWLIIVNIQVSCFFLPSIHHNVTRRETGAGHQPCYDCTSQDASWHTTLSPPSLLETQESLSRIHAGQGYPGGKFRKLAPLKSPLSSSAPAGPWAHSIYSSFNDMANMLHLRRSRSTLTRINPGHALPQVQSAAPPSAFGVNFHKCAQVKLNTDPPQVTFFLLIHNMGPVGGTNLSQVAVRDSISGIVPLKTEGRVVEKGYQTFAIDSLSAGSKVIVNYTANIRSHKSEVLDLPAFLTFSNASQNDVSMFGPLTANLTLRVNSTDRIYPNHGVHFAGYVVGLFFTLVLLSVGFLAMSLIGPRTRLNLLHQRRNRGDSDPEYADYNMNETIKEEATFEDKMVDIMVLEDPQNMCQALENLEMSTLLHATNNLETIRIQIYKDVMSSLLNGIRSRGQASSQEQQRLLSVLHGQLLGMEGRLKEERGARMAALAGRCNLETREEMEAEHRREAAEKAQAELLCQHADQQELLHCSVLLEKLHKVSQSQLQRVLLVRHEEASAKIQRQIIEWRRVELHKIFSEELEEATRMGELEKSTTKSLQHDYFACQDQLEEVLDVVLANQRYVLSERHAQRKFLVHSLHSLNELISDTFSSTSSSLDSWFTHTKRGGIVPAEQIEQLQEKSQKELVMVKQRLDETLSQERRAMRCGLIKKRRELISDMLQVHKQGQKDLSGLSKGLEETIDVAQHLHCWQNLLTAQSLGLAELINNLDEEATADIRKVTMRAIQGAITDLKAIQPSANQAILSLLPPGAQRSLLQTEPEAGAGQGVSTLLQGQEKLHQEGKAALRTLSCTREALREAMERELQEQRELRSNCRAFFSRLCSSQLTLSEDDRLRMKLEFQKCLSIMDLSLVLPHAVSRTKLHTALAAQRKESELQMAHMQSKGKTREARQKTDTCDLQFFQRRLEDRIKLFEKEKKMEEGIMNKVIEEMQREREDELRSQADSLAMQMATIHYQKAERSTKVLETSRAMLTLHSLLIQHIRERKSPQGQEMAHSIQSHCLGLEEAEHQHQKEKAELDSLKMCKSKVKSNPTQSEDADEGEEESEEDRLFQLQQDCRMTSILQEALHKCEEVNLVLAERLQEMTANNQAAEDLKEQIELRRLYANCDQDLDFVSQLVKQSQISAEVLLEALRLLLPTLPESELLSITDALCTKQHPVSSSAEQEHTGCARVVNRLLPAKLREEVVHKNMKNMPNCAVEEERLQEKRQSLMEKLLPRSLRPFSRDVATLLVKEKEKDDRFSKAQQLMYNPPMTENSATQQHSGTAEQRVVDTVKETTQSEAEGDMMTLNVHAAGDRLFVFRDPPESSNHKDVPKRKRKRNFLNLKKKSSVAPSDLH; from the exons ATGCTTCAGGTACAATCCAACGCGAAGAGGGTCACGATATGGTTAATTATAGTGAATATTCAAGtgtcatgtttctttttacCTTCGATACATCACAATGTAACCCGGCGTGAGACCGGTGCTGGACATCAGCCGTGTTATGACTGCACGTCTCAGGATGCGTCATGGCACACAACATTATCACCTCCTTCTTTGTTGGAGACACAGGAG AGCTTGTCCAGGATCCATGCAGGTCAAGGTTACCCTGGTGGGAAATTCAGAAAACTGGCACCGTTAA AGAGCCCACTGTCTTCGTCAGCACCTGCTGGTCCATGGGCACACTCCATTTACTCTTCATTTAACGACATGGCGAACATGTTGCATCTCAGGCGCAGCAGAAGCACACTCACAAGAATCAACCCAGGCCATGCTCTGCCTCAG GTTCAGAGTGCAGCACCTCCATCTGCATTTGGGGTTAACTTTCACAAGTGTGCACAG GTGAAGCTGAACACTGATCCTCCCCAGGTGACCTTCTTCCTCCTGATTCACAACATGGGCCCAGTGGGCGGCACCAACCTGTCTCAGGTGGCTGTCCGGGACTCTATCTCTGGAATAGTACCCCTAAAAACCGAAGGCAGAGTGGTGGAAAAGGGATACCAGACATTTGCCATAGATTCACTGTCCG ctGGATCCAAAGTTATTGTCAATTATACTGCGAACATAAGGAGTCATAAGAGTGAAGTCCTGGACCTTCCAGCTTTTCTCACCTTCTCTAATGCCTCACAG AATGATGTCAGTATGTTCGGTCCGTTAACAGCTAATCTAACCTTGAGGGTGAATTCCACCGACAGG ATTTATCCAAACCATGGAGTCCACTTTGCTGGATATGTTGTGGGGTTATTCTTCACGTTGGTGCTGCTGTCTGTGGGATTTTTGGCTATGAGCTTGATTGGTCCTAGAACCAGGCTGAACCTTCTTCATCAAAGG AGAAATAGAGGGGATTCAGACCCTGAGTATGCAGACTACAATATGAATGAGACCATAAAAGAAGAGGCCACATTTGAAGACAAAATGGTAGACATCATGGTGCTGGAGGATCCCCAGAACATGTGCCAGGCTTTGGAGAA CCTTGAAATGTCTACACTGCTGCACGCTACCAATAACCTGGAGACCATCCGGATTCAGATCTACaaggatgtgatgtcatcccTGCTAAACGGCATAAGATCCAGAGGACAGgccagctctcaggaacagcagAGGCTGCTCAGTGTGCTTCACGGACAGCTGCTGGGCATGGAGGGTCGGCTGAAGGAGGAGCGAGGGGCTCGCATGGCTGCTCTGGCTGGTCGGTGTAACCTGGAGACACGGGAGGAAATGGAAGCAGAGCATCGCAGAGAGGCTGCTGAAAAGGCTCAGGCTGAGCTGCTGTGTCAACATGCAGACCAACAG GAGCTCCTCCACTGCAGTGTCCTCCTGGAGAAGCTACACAAGGTGAGCCAGAGTCAGCTCCAGCGCGTCTTGTTGGTCCGACATGAGGAGGCCTCAGCCAAGATCCAGAGGCAGATCATTGAATGGCGTCGGGTGGAGCTGCACAAGATTTTCtctgaggagctggaggaggccaCGAGGATGGGCGAGCTGGAGAAGAGTACAACTAAGAGTCTTCAGCACGACTACTTTGCCTGTCAA GATCAGCTAGAGGAGGTCCTTGATGTTGTCCTTGCTAATCAGCGCTACGTGCTGTCTGAGCGCCATGCACAGAGGAAGTTCTTGGTGCACAGCCTTCACAGCCTCAATGAGTTGATTTCTGACACCTTCTCCAGCACCTCTAGCAGTCTGGACAGCTGGTTCACTCACACCAAGAG GGGGGGCATTGTGCCTGCAGAGCAGATAGAGCAGCTTCAGGAGAAGTCACAGAAGGAGCTAGTGATGGTGAAGCAGAGACTGGATGAGACACTGAGTCAGGAGAGGAGAGCGATGCGCTGTGGACTGATTAAGAAGAGACGGGAGCTTATCTCTGACATG CTTCAAGTCCACAAACAGGGGCAGAAGGATCTGTCAGGTCTTTCCAAGGGTCTAGAGGAAACGATAGATGTAGCCCAGCACCTGCACTGTTGGCAGAACTTATTGACAGCTCAGAGTCTGGGGCTGGCAGAGCTCATCAACAACCTGGATGAGGAGGCTACTGCCGACATCCGCAAG GTGACCATGCGTGCGATTCAGGGTGCCATAACAGACCTCAAAGCCATCCAGCCCTCTGCAAACCAGGCCATACTATCACTGTTGCCTCCAGGGGCGCAGCGCTCCCTGCTGCAGACAGAACCAGAGGCAGGAGCAGGACAAGGGGTGAGCACTCTCCTACAGGGTCAAGAAAAGTTGCACCAGGAAGGAAAGGCAGCGCTACGCACCCTGAGCTGCACCAGGGAAGCTCTGAGGGAAGCCATGGAGAGAGAGCTTCAGGAGCAGAGGGAGCTCAGGTCAAACTGCAGAGCTTTCTTCAG tCGATTATGCTCATCCCAGCTGACGTTGTCTGAGGATGACCGTCTCAGGATGAAGCTAGAGTTTCAGAAGTGTTTGTCTATAATGGATCTCAGCCTGGTGCTACCCCATGCTGTCTCCAGAACCAAACTGCACACAGCTCTCGCAGCTCAGAGAAAGGAAAGTGAGCTACAGATG GCACATATGCAATCCAAGGGGAAAACCAGGGAGgccagacagaaaacagacacatgtGACCTGCAGTTTTTCCAGAGAAGGCTTGAGGACAGGATCAAGCTGtttgagaaggagaagaagatggAAGAAGGCATCATGAACAAG GTGATTGAGGAgatgcagagggagagagaggatgagctGCGCTCTCAAGCTGACAGCCTGGCGATGCAGATGGCAACAATCCATTACCAGAAGGCTGAGAGGAGTACCAAGGTGTTGGAGACATCTAGAGCCATGCTCACTCTGCACAGTCTGCTCATCCAGCacatcagagagagaaagagcccGCAGGGACAGGAGATGGCCCATAGTATACAGAGCCACTGCTTG GGTCTAGAGGAGGCAGAACATCAGCATCAGAAGGAGAAAGCAGAGTTGGACAGTTTGAAAATGTGTAAGTCCAAAGTCAAGTCAAATCCAACACAGAGTGAGGACGCggatgagggagaggaggagagcgaggaggaccGACTTTTTCAGCTGCAACAGGATTGCAGGATGACGTCCATCCTCCAGGAGGCACTCCACAAGTGTGAAGAGGTCAACTTAGTGTTGGCTGAGAG ATTGCAAGAAATGACTGCCAACAATCAAGCCGCTGAAGATTTAAAAGAACAAATAGAGCTCAGGAGACTTTATGCAAACTGTGACCAG GATCTGGATTTCGTGTCTCAGCTGGTAAAGCAGAGTCAGATCTCTGCTGAGGTTCTCCTGGAGGCCCTGCGTCTCCTCCTCCCCACCCTGCCTGAAAGTGAGCTCCTCTCCATCACTGACGCCCTCTGCACCAAACAGCACCCTGTTTCATCATCTGCAGAGCAGGAACACACAGG GTGTGCCAGAGTGGTCAACAGACTTCTACCTGCCAAACTGAGAGAAGAGGtggtgcataaaaacatgaaaaacatgccAAACTGTGCTGTGGAAGAAGAGAG ACTCCAGGAAAAGCGTCAAAGTCTGATGGAAAAACTGCTCCCCAGGTCCCTTCGCCCGTTTTCAAGAGATGTAGCAACTTTGCTggttaaagagaaagaaaaggatgaCAGATTTAGTAAAGCTCAGCAACTTATGTATAACCCACCCATGACTGAAAACTCAgcaacacagcagcacagtggCACGGCAGAACAAAGGGTTGTGGACACAGTGAAGGAAACGACGCAAAGTGAAGCCGAGGGAGACATGATGACATTAAACGTCCACGCTGCTGGGGATAGGTTGTTTGTGTTTCGGGATCCACCAGAGTCAAGCAACCATAAGGATGTAcctaaaagaaaaaggaagagaaacttTCTCAATTTGAAAAAGAAGAGCTCTGTGGCTCCATCAGACCTACACTGA
- the LOC117812643 gene encoding cytokine-like protein 1 has product MRLGLPALVCFFSFVWLTECAPPTCYSRALGLSKEVMTLLDKIHTYNRTKTCAEVLPTIFIDVHNSCVTAKLRDFLYVVLNHPNQYCRERPRMVLLKRKIQNLFTIITRICYRDLVFFTDDCEAIDTGHSRPHYAEDRLQLLQEDK; this is encoded by the exons ATGAGGCTGGGACTCCCTGCTCTCGTGTGTTTCTTCAGCTTCGTGTGGCTGACGGAGTGCGCGCCTCCGACCTGTTACTCCCGAGCGCTGGGCCTGAGCAAAGAAGTGATGACTCTGTTGGATAAGATTCACACATACAACCGAACG AAAACTTGTGCTGAGGTTCTACCGACGATCTTCATCGACGTACAc AATTCATGCGTCACAGCCAAGCTCCGGGACTTTCTCTACGTGGTGCTGAACCATCCAAACCAGTACTGCCGAGAGCGTCCCAGAATGGTGCTGCTGAAACGCAAAATCCAGAACTTGTTCACTATCATCACAAGGATTTGTTACAGG GACTTAGTGTTTTTCACAGATGACTGTGAGGCGATTGACACTGGACACAGCAGGCCTCACTATGCAGAGGACAGGCTTCAGCTGCTACAGGAGGATAAATGA